The following coding sequences are from one Hippopotamus amphibius kiboko isolate mHipAmp2 chromosome 9, mHipAmp2.hap2, whole genome shotgun sequence window:
- the AGBL2 gene encoding cytosolic carboxypeptidase 2 isoform X3, with translation MAFASQTLPDPYEDFMYRHLQYYGYFKEWVPPQPEYFYQPTGNEKVPEILGEEKGTVVYQLDSVPTEDSYFTSSRVGGKRGIIKELAVTLQGPEDNTLLFESRFESGNLQKAVRVNTYEYELTLRTDLYTNKHTQWFYFRVQNTRKDVTYRFTIVNLLKPKSLYTVGLKPLMYSQLDASTHSIGWRREGNEIKYYRNNTGDGQQPFYCLTWTVQFPHDQDTCFFAHFYPYTYTDLQCFLLSVANSPVQSQFCKLRTLCRSLAGNTVYLLTITNPARTPQEAAAKRAVVLTARVHPGESNGSWMMKGFLDFILSSSPDAQLLRDIFIFKVVPMLNPDGVIVGNYRCSLAGRDMNRHYKTILKESFPCIWHTRNMIKRLLEEREVLLYCDFHGHSRKNNIFLYGCNNSDRKFWLHERVFPLMLSKNAPDKFSFHSCNFKVQKCKEGTGRVVMWRMGILNSYTVESTFGGSTLGNKRDTHFTTEDLKSLGYHVCDTLLDFCDPDQTKFMQCLAELKEVLQQEIHKKFKELGQDMDLEGGWSDISLSDIESSTSGSDSSLSDGLPVHLLNIADELNHKKKMYKKKKRKPLQSRKQRNKPYQENNLMQESPLTESFQERARFASTLQKQPAFFQNSENTSSSVMKNEKPRLNEREKPGFTVSGSPKRSTDPSQEPAPDVTPHWSRSRYPAPKGSRTAAVVYPSLHVYTYP, from the exons AGTGGGTTCCACCTCAGCCGGAATATTTCTATCAACCTACAGGAAATGAAAAGGTACCAGAAATTCTAGGAGAAGAAAAAGGCACAGTTGTCTATCAGTTAGATTCAG TGCCCACTGAAGATTCCTATTTCACCAGTTCCAGAGTGGGAGGCAAACGAGGAATTATCAAGGAACTTGCAGTCACGTTGCAAGGACCAGAAGATAATACCCTACTGTTTGAATCAAGGTTTGAGAGTGGAAACCTGCAGAAAGCTGTCAGAGT AAACACCTATGAGTATGAACTCACCTTGCGAACTGACCTGTACACGAATAAGCACACTCAGTGGTTTTATTTTCGAGTTCAGAACACCAGAAAAGATGTCACCTATCGCTTCACCATCGTCAACCTCCTAAAACCCAAGAGCCTTTATACTGTAGGGTTGAAGCCACTCATGTATTCCCAGTTGGATGCCAGCACCCACAGCATTggctggagaagagaaggaaatgaaatcaagtaCTATAGGAACAACACGGGTGACGGGCAGCAGCCCTTTTACTGTCTCACATGGACCGTTCAGTTTCCACATGACCAGGACACTTGCTTCTTTGCACACTTTTACCCATATACGTACACTGACTTGCAATGCTTCCTGCTGTCGGTGGCGAACAGCCCTGTCCAATCTCAGTTCTGCAAACTCCGAACTTTATGCAGGAGCCTAGCTGGAAACACCGTCTACCTGCTAACCATCACCAACCCAGCCCGGACCCCTCAAGAGGCAGCCGCAAAGAGAGCTGTGGTCTTGACTGCCAGAGTGCACCCTGGGGAAAGTAATGGCTCCTGGATGATGAAAGGCTTTTTGGACTTCATCCTTAGCAGCTCCCCAGATGCCCAGCTCCTCAGAGATATCTTTATCTTCAAAGTGGTTCCCATGTTAAATCCAGACGGCGTGATTGTGGGGAATTACCGGTGTTCGCTGGCCGGAAGGGACATGAACAGGCATTATAAAACCATTCTGAAGGAGTCTTTCCCTTGCATCTGGCACACCAGGAACATGATCAAGAG GCTTCTTGAAGAAAGAGAGGTTCTCCTGTATTGTGACTTCCATGGCCACAGCCGTAAAAATAATATCTTCCTGTATGGCTGTAATAACAGCGATCGCAAGTTCTGGCTTCATGAGCGCGTCTTTCCTTTAATGCTGAGCAAAAATGCACCAGACAAG TTCTCTTTTCATAGTTGTAATTTTAAAGTCCAAAAGTGCAAAGAAGGAACAGGACGAGTTGTGATGTGGCGGATGGGAATCCTCAACAGCTATACCGTGGAGTCTACCTTTGGCGGGTCCACCCTGG GCAATAAAAGAGACACTCACTTTACCACTGAGGATCTAAAGTCCCTTGGTTATCATGTCTGTGACACCCTTCTGGACTTCTGTGATCCTGACCAAACCAAG TTCATGCAGTGTCTAGCAGAGCTTAAAGAGGTCTTACAACAGGAAATCCATAAGAAATTCAAAGAACTGGGACAAGATATGGATTTAGAAGGAGGCTGGAGTGACATCTCTTTGTCTGACATTGAATCCAG CACCAGTGGTTCTGACAGCTCTCTCTCAGATGGTCTCCCTGTTCACCTACTGAACATAGCAGATGAG TTGAATCACAAGAAGAAGatgtataagaagaaaaaaaggaagccacTTCAGTCTAGGAAACAGCGAAATAAACCGtatcaggaaaataatttgatgCAGGAGTCACCGTTAACAGAA TCCTTCCAGGAAAGGGCAAGGTTTGCCTCTACTCTGCAAAAGCAGCCTGCTTTTTTCCAAAATTCAGAGAATACAAGTTCTTCagtgatgaaaaatgaaaaaccaagGTTGAATGAG agagaaaagccaggaTTTACAGTATCGGGCTCTCCAAAGAGAAGCACAGACCCCAGCCAAGAGCCCGCTCCAGACGTGACGCCGCACTGGTCCAGGAGCAGATATCCTGCCCCGAAGGGAAGCCGCACAGCTGCGGTGGTATACCCATCCTTGCACGTGTACACCTACCCATAG